In the genome of Crassostrea angulata isolate pt1a10 chromosome 6, ASM2561291v2, whole genome shotgun sequence, the window ACTAATATTACGAAGACTTTGCCCTAATTACCCCTTGAACTTGCCAGGTTAAAACTGCAAGAGAGATTTACTTTTAATTCGTTAAATCACTAATCCCTTTacaatttatatacatatatactgaCCGTGTGATATCCTTTTCTTGTAagacattgtatattttttttatagagaaaGTATGTCAAATATCAAGCAGTCCATGTTCTATAttacaattcataaaaaaaaaaaaatgaacaaataaataaatgaataaaaaaaaattacattgattattagattaaataattgattaatcaattaattaatacatttactGTCATAGAAAGAACATGTTTAGCTTTAATGGAATTTTCTATAATATATTGAATcgtatttgatttattttctttctgatGAAATGAGGGAGAGAGTGCAGGGTAATGTTAAAATGGAGAAGTCCTTTATTTGGAGATAAGTAATTTTTATTGATCGCCCATTTTCCTAAACGcagttaacttttttttttccagaaatatatCACGGCTGTCATTTTGTAAATCGGAGTTTATACACGATGCGTGTAAAATTGTATTTACCGTGTAactataaaaaatacacatacctggtCAATTTATAACTCAAATAACAGTATGGCATTTCTCTCTCGTTTTTCAATTAAGATACACgacatttgttaaaaaacatgAGGATTATCatccatatttttgttttattgtaaaagtACAACAGACAAGGCAATCAATCCATTGCATATGACTTCTTGTAAGAAACTTCTTCAGGAGGTCGACGTGAAATATTAAACTCAATTTGAGTCAAAAAGACGAAAAATCCACCGATAGaactacacatgtacatgtaattgaacaAGTTGTCGCGTAAAATGATTGATTACCAAACAGTCTTGTTTGTAAAGGACATATCTCGAGGAGTTTGAAAATTATAtggcatttttaatataaaaaaataatatcttccATCCTAGTAAACAACATTTACTTCAATACGTGTTAAACAACTGGCAATTAGAGTCTGGATATAAGCGTCTGCAGCCGCGACATCAAAGGTGCGCGAAAGAAGAGGTGGGTGGGGTGGAGACTGAGAAAGTTCATAATATTTAGTAAACACAATCATTCAGTTATGGCGTTTGATGTCTGGACCTCATCCAGACAAAGGATATTAACATCTTCTCCAAAAACTCTCAAGAACTCCTAAGGACAGGTGCGCTTTAGAGGTCAGATAATAAAAACCGTTACACTCCCtcatcaatattaaaaacaattttccttTTTGCTTTGTGAAAATATtggttttatttatatgtaggaAGGTTTAAACTTCACAAAActctaaataaatatatttattttaaagcttAAAACATTGCATACAATTGAACTAAACAGACTAAATAGTATAACACgcatttaaattcttttatgaAAAGGTTGTCTTTGGTAAGCCCATCGTGTTTCTGAAAGTATTTGGGTGGATTTGAGACAAGAAATGAAGTTTCAATTTAAACAAGACcaagacaaaaatataaaaaaagaaaaactgaacAACGTTACTTTAATAGTTAACCAAAATATAAATAGCATTGCACATGCATGATTTAATCATTTACATGAAACAgtcattaaaaaatgaaatttttaaaaattcttcattttaCAGATTACATGGATCCCGATTTAGGAAATGCATTTGGGGGAGTTTGCAATAAACGGGTGGAAGACGCTTGCGCATACCTGAGCAGCCACTTGGATTTGTTCGGGTTTTCGGACTACAGCAGCAACGTGGATTGCACGATGGTGTTCGATGCTGGCAAAATGGCTGGCGccaaattcaaatttgaatggCAATACTTCAATGTAGAACCATCAACCGATTGTACAAAAGATTACCTGGCCATTTACGATGCTGACATGAACGCCATAAACTCCACAAATCTTGTCGGCAAATTTTGTGGGCTTCATGGCGTCAGCTTCAATGGGACACCCACAGATCGCTACATGACCATGGTGTTCCATACTGATGGCTCGGGCACCAAGAGTGGTTTTAAACTCAGAGCAACCCGTTACGAACCCTGTAAGTATAATATAATAccggaagaaaaaaaattcaatttaattcttTAAGATGTAGATAAAAGTTGACAAGCATAATTCTAAAGAGATGGGTGCTTAGAATAATTTTACTGCATATTGTGGTTTGCAATCACGTTATGATTGCTATATATTGTACTTCTCTTTGAACAGCGCCCTGTCAGTCTGAGGAATTCTACTGTAATGACACGCTGGCCACGGACATCTGTATCGACGACCGCTTGGTCTGTGACGGAACCAGGCACTGCAGCGACAACTCGGACGAACTCAACTGCTCCTGTGAGTATCATGAATACTTATTTCCATAAACACGTTTAGTCTGTCTTCAAGAATATGTTTGTTTGTGCTCTCTCTACTCAGTGTTGGGGCTCCATTTGTGGCACAAATtattgcgccccccccccccccactcaccGAAGTTGTCAAAGTGCTAAAATTCAAATAGATAAAAGGTTGTTcagattgtaaataaaaaatctccAGAGTATAGCTATGTCGTCAAACGaaaatttttatgataactaactgttgttttgttgttgacaGTTCTTGACGAGTTGCTGGGGACCTTCTTTGCTCTGGGGCTGGGAGGAATGGTGATGTCCGGCGTATTCTGTATCGCGGGTTGCGCCGGTATATGGACCGTCGTCGGCGCCTTGACCTGCTGCAAGAAATGTTGCGTCAAATGCTGCTGTTGCTGGCCGTGTTGCAAAAAATGCAAAGGTTTGTTTTCATCATTGAAAACCTTGTTTCGTTCAAAATTTCTAATTAAACTCAGCGAGTCTATGGTTATGTCGGATCCGAGATCACTTATGGTCCCAGGATCATGAAGCTTTCTCGTAATTTGTAAACGACGTTTAAGTATTATTACTGTTATTGATGTTACCAACGCATATCAAGTGTCAGGCGATAATCCAAACGTATTggaaaaacaattgaaatttttagtTAAGGttatgatatttcataattgtAAATGGATAGTTGCTTTATGACTTTTGTAATGTATGTAGGTGGCGCTGGAAACTCGAAGGTTGAGCCTGGCATGGAGATGGGAGACCGTGATGACGAAGACTTCTCTCCCCCACCCACGTACCGAGAGACCACCAAACTAGAGGAAGACGTTGAATGGGATGATGTAGAGGATGAGGTTCAGAAAGACGATGCCGCAGGGATTGGGAGCGATGACCCGCGTAATAACCTCGCCGATGTAGAGTAGTGGTGGATCAACGTTCTATTACATTTACAAAGACATTGTTGTTAATCAACTTTTGCAACGTTTCCTTTTATCATGCAGTTTCTATAATTGAGCACAAATGTTATAGGTTTAACATCCATCATCAGTATTCACACTTctaaaaaataccattttttttacaatagcGTTGATCGCTTTTTGTGATATCTATCATTGTTGCGCAAAATACTGAAGATAAAGACCTAATATGTATAAAGAATCATATTGAAACAGAAGATGTATAAAGCGCTGCAGGATAAAATTGACAGTGTGCAGAGAAACGTTGGATATGCACACTTCTACGCCACATATTCCAGCGAGTGACATTCTAAATGAACTCGCTGTTTTCATTGTTACAATATATGGCTTTTGTTGGAGACTTCCATCTTTGTTTGGTTATTCATCTGATGAACTTGCTGTTCTGCATCACGTCCATTTTTGTCGGTAATGGTGTCTCTATCTTTGTTATATTCTCtatgaattcaaatatttattgataGTTGTCAATCATACTAGGTgccaaaaatgtattaatttatttcttgtcATTGATTAAactgaagaaaataaaaaattgtcattttctttTCTTAGAAAATGTTTGGTGAACAGCCTTGTCTGTTCATTGAAATCTTTCCTTGAGAGCTGAACTCTGCATCTAAGTCAAGATCTAGAGGCTCTTATGCAgagtttaaatattaattcGGAGAACATATACATGccattacatgtacctataaaacaaaaaaatataatcctGGTTGTATTATCTAAAAAAGACCAACCAGGATCATTTAAAGAAGCATTATTACGATTTTGGTTAAatcttatttttctattttgattgtttacaTTGCTTTTGAAATGCGTTTCTAATGATCAACGATATTTTGAGTATCAgccgtagagttataagcaagatacagagctcaaaaTTCTTTGTCATCTAAACAAGGATTGGGTCCTGCTTTTTTTGgggtttacattggttcaataaaccggtaaaagttctttttcgAGTTGATTTCTCTCTCTTCTCCAAttcgttttaagcataaataaatagttccCGTCATTAATCACATTCATTTAGGTCTAAAagtggaatttttacttcaactttCAAAACGTGAacaaaaagtttgtttacatcacagAGAATTGCGAGCTCTGTATTTCGCTTATAACATGACGAAtgactattaaaaatgcctttctgaagtattgtaaacattaaaaacggaaatataattattgaccaaaatcgtgaccatgtcccttcaAAGGTCAGTCCCAGTGATACAATTGGTTACCAACGCATACTAGTATAAAATTCATGAACGACAATCTGCACCAAATCTAGTCATAGGTGTCAATACATGTACCGATAGTTGATTTTAATGAAGGTTGAAAATTACAAAACCCAATTATTAGATTgacattctttgaatataaaaGACCCATTAAAACATGATTCTTGCTCAAAATAGTACATAAATGTACTCGCATTAAGTAATGTAACAATCAGGAACGCcttttctctttgaataaaGTACAccaataaaatcaataatacatgtaccaaaaacTTGAAAATATTGAAGCACCACtgaaatttaagaataaaaaaaaacatacaaggtaaatttttatgaagttttagtCTTGAATATAAAGTCAAAATCGCCAGTGTTTGGTTTAAAGGTCAAAGACACGTCAATTGTCTTGAGATTCTCTACAGAATCTTTCCCTTTGTTTGTCAGAAGATGGATGCCTTGTTTACTGTAAAAGTCCCACTCCACTTTCTCTCCTACAATCACTTTTTCCCGTGGCCCCAAAGAAACTTTTAACTGGTCCGTGAACTGGTACTCTGCCCATAACACAACTCCATTACACTTTtcatctctgaaaaaaaaatcaaacttttattaTTACTGTTGATTCTTATTCTTGGACATGATTACTTACATCCTCATTGAAAAGTTTTAAACTTCTGCATGGCAGAATTTATTTAACACCCCTTAAATTTAGAGAACCACCCAAATTTGTTAACAGCATACTTTCATttcaaaaaactatatattacACAGAATTGTATAAAACATACAGACGGTGTTTAATTTATGGGAGCAGTTGCAtttggttttatatttgaaactcaTATGCCCTAAAATCTCCTCAAAATGGTAAATCAACTCACATCGAGGGGTCCAGAGTTATGGAGATGTTGGACGACTGTGACGTGTTGTCTACCCATGATGCCTCACTGAAATCAAACGACTGGACCGTGACCGGGTCAGTACAGGCTGTACAGGGGTACTCCCACAGGGGCTGGGGCTCCACCTCGCTGTCTGATATCTCGGAGGAGCTCTGGGTCAAAACAAACCATTTACAGTTAAAATTTGTCATTTCCTAGTGACACATATCTCTTTTACTTTAATACCAATACTTAAATTTAATACAGCAAATAGTTACTAGTACATAAGAAATTTCAGTAATTTCTTTTAGACAAAAGACACACTTTAAACTGTAAACAATGGTGGAATCAAAATGATAATACTTCTGAGATATGGATcggttttttctgttttttgttttagaaatagGTAGCTGGTATGTTATAATCACTTCATGGGTTAATACCAGTAATTAGATGGATACATTTTTTGGGGTTAAATACAAGTGTAAATTACTTTTGTGTGGACTATTTTACATTTACAGTTTTGTATAAACAAACACTTTACATAATTATACCTGTACATCTCACACAGTCACaaacttacaaaaaaaacaacatactAATGGTTGCTTTATACCGGTAATATAATATTAGGGTATGAACCTCAATCAGTTGATCAAACAGCTGTATGTTGAAACCCTCACACATCCCCACTGGTGATCTGATCTTCCATAGGTCCCGGAAACTGACAGCCATTGCTTTAATGGTCAGCAACTGTGGAAACACTTCTGCCTTCTCGCTGAGAAAGCCAGACAGTTGTCTGGCTGCGTACCAGAAATGAACATGATGCCATGGTAACACAGCGGACTGGAAGTAAGGCTCTCCAACAACTAGGTCAATCTGTGGAATCCCAGGAAAAATattgaatgcaaaatatttttgtgtgtGACATGCTATCAATGAGTATGTGCATTGTATTTGGCAATGTAACAGTAAGGTAAATttaataaagatatacataCTAGATCATGGAAACAGGtagaaattttcaattaatgAGTTTTCAGACATTCATTAGAGGTAGAGAGATATAAGATGGTAATTAAAATATCTTCACTTTTTCCTAAATTGAATAAGATTTTACGGAACATAATTGTTATTACAAATGCAATATGTTATGTGCTATAAGCAATACAGAAACACATGCTGTGGGATCATTAGAATTCATggggctcaatttttgtggatttcatGGGTATTCCTTTCCAAtgaattttcaacaaattatgaaataaatgtatagtACTTTGATATGCATCCAcgtaattttcaaaaaagattcCCATGATCTTGTTGAAAACTGataattcacaaaaactgaCCCCTGAATTAACATGTtcttattttatcttttatatacatgtaggtgtttTTTTATTGTCACCTTGTAACTCTGTAGATCCTCTTCTGTTATTTCCTCAGGCTCCTTACTTAAAATGGTCACCTTACCACCAAGGTCATTGTGGTTTATAAACTGCTGCAGTATTTTTCTGGTGAAATTATTGGTCTCCAAAGCAAACACctacaaaaattatacaatgaGTCCTGTAGACatattatctctctctctctctctctctctctctctctggaattatcatacatgttttatgatcAATGTAAACTCACTTGTTTTGCCCCAAGTCTAGCAGCCACCAGAGAAAGCAGACTTCCATCTGATATAGTTAATACAATAGAATTTTCAGTAACCTTCTGAAatgaaaaaacccacaaaaataaatctacatGTGTATCACAGAAAAAACAATATTGGCATGATTTGCAGATAATGAAATGATCAAACACTTCTAGCAACCACATGACTACTCGGTAATCAAGGATTTATCTATATCATCAAGCTTTACCTCTTTTAAAAGTGAGTAATAAATGTCGCGCCTGTGAGGATCATTCAGCATTCCAATCTGTGACCTGCTGTAGGACACGTGCATCCCACAGCTACAGGCTGGTCCCATGTTATCACTGCTATCAGCCCTGCATCAAAGACATTGAAATCATGCACCTTGATTAatcaaacatgtattttaaaccaACTTTcataagcaaaaatgtttattttatgataaatatttgcaAATGAAATTTCATGGTATTTTTTAgcattcatttgatattttcctTGCATCCATTCTAATATTTGACCCTATAGGTATTCGGAAACATAGTATGTATTTCTCAAACACAAAATTATTTACGGTAAGTTGGTGAACATTTAacatttgtaatatttattcTACACATTTGAAATAATAGAATAAATGACAATGTAGCCCGTCAATCTGAATTGTAGTGGGCAAATAAGTGACCAATACCTGTTAGTTGGTTGCACATTAAACCACAGACTGTATTCATCGTGGCTACTGATAACCTTGACCTTGTCACCTTTCTGCACTGAGAGAGGCTGGTTGGGGTAATAAATGGCCTGCATCCAATGGTCACGCCACTGCAGTTCTTCAGGCCTTGGGTGACCCCACCCTGGGGCACAGCTCAGGTTGATCTTGTTCTTCGTATCCATTTCTAGGTCCCACCACATGAAAATCCCATCTGTCTGCCCAGCATGTAGGGCTTCAAACGTCTTTGACGACTGGTTGTCAAATTTCAGGGGATGAGTTCCACTAAAGTCAAACctaccataaaataaaatttctcttgGTTAACTGGAAATACAAGGACCAAATCAAATCACTAGTACATGGGGTAAGCAAATTTTTTACTACCTGTACTGCTTGagcaaagaatttttttccaaaaaggCTATTATCAATCAAATCAGGACAAAATGCAATACAATGGCCAGTAAATGTATCAGTAATGTGAAACAATTTCATCACTTATACAATAACTGAATACCTGAAGACATGGAGAGGCATGGAAAGAACTTGGAACAAGGATTGTGGGAGCTCATGGAGCTGTAGATCATGGAGAGCAGGTGCCCCTCCACAGCTGGTCATTTCTGAAGGAGGGTCAATGACCCCACCCCCAGGTAGCTTTATGGGTCTGATGTCCCTCCATCGACGTATGAAATCTGAGCTGACCACTTGAACATACATGTTAGCAGCTGATGGGACAACAATGCTGTTTttctgtaaacaaaatcatGCTTGATCATCTATAAGGtatcaacatttatattttattaatcactGTACATATCATGTATGCATTTACAATGCATATAATATAGTATCAGTTATAGGTCAAGTTGATGAGTTTTCATTCTCAAATATAATTTAGTATTCGTGTACACTATTCttcatagtaaaaaaaaaatttctgagtCTTATCCTATGTCGATTTTGAAATAACctataaataacaacaatgAACAGAGCTTCGTATCACCTGCAATAGTTCCCTGTGAGCATGTGTAAATGTGTTGATAGCTCCTTCTCCAATGAGCTCGGTATCAAAGACTTCTGTTACCAAGATATTTGCTCTCTCTGGCATATCTCCATCTAAAATTCAAGACTttccatttaaaattaattttggtcAACATTTTAAATTCTATGGTATCTCATTCAATCAGATGAATATCATAATTATGCACATCAATATTGGAACCAGTATATATATCTTACATGAAAACTTGTTAAGAATAGAATATATGTAACATAAAAGGATCTAATATTACCTTCACCAACTGTGATGTCTGTTGATCGCTTTGGAATTAATCTGATCTTGTCTCCAAAACCATTCTGCTGAATAATCTCTCTAGCACATTTAGC includes:
- the LOC128189944 gene encoding suppressor of tumorigenicity 14 protein homolog — protein: MKNHGESCVRIVAFFLTFSSSFGFYLIADYYMDPDLGNAFGGVCNKRVEDACAYLSSHLDLFGFSDYSSNVDCTMVFDAGKMAGAKFKFEWQYFNVEPSTDCTKDYLAIYDADMNAINSTNLVGKFCGLHGVSFNGTPTDRYMTMVFHTDGSGTKSGFKLRATRYEPSPCQSEEFYCNDTLATDICIDDRLVCDGTRHCSDNSDELNCSFLDELLGTFFALGLGGMVMSGVFCIAGCAGIWTVVGALTCCKKCCVKCCCCWPCCKKCKGGAGNSKVEPGMEMGDRDDEDFSPPPTYRETTKLEEDVEWDDVEDEVQKDDAAGIGSDDPRNNLADVE
- the LOC128189943 gene encoding protein arginine N-methyltransferase 7-like is translated as MRLVISTTVFIRRKMSTFVSVINPSTGKIDWKLQDDQYDYHQEIARSGYADMLHDTERNKKYYKALAEAIQIKRGLGEPVNVLDIGTGTGLLSMMAARLGADTVTACEAFEPMAKCAREIIQQNGFGDKIRLIPKRSTDITVGEDGDMPERANILVTEVFDTELIGEGAINTFTHAHRELLQKNSIVVPSAANMYVQVVSSDFIRRWRDIRPIKLPGGGVIDPPSEMTSCGGAPALHDLQLHELPQSLFQVLSMPLHVFRFDFSGTHPLKFDNQSSKTFEALHAGQTDGIFMWWDLEMDTKNKINLSCAPGWGHPRPEELQWRDHWMQAIYYPNQPLSVQKGDKVKVISSHDEYSLWFNVQPTNRADSSDNMGPACSCGMHVSYSRSQIGMLNDPHRRDIYYSLLKEKVTENSIVLTISDGSLLSLVAARLGAKQVFALETNNFTRKILQQFINHNDLGGKVTILSKEPEEITEEDLQSYKIDLVVGEPYFQSAVLPWHHVHFWYAARQLSGFLSEKAEVFPQLLTIKAMAVSFRDLWKIRSPVGMCEGFNIQLFDQLIESSSEISDSEVEPQPLWEYPCTACTDPVTVQSFDFSEASWVDNTSQSSNISITLDPSIDEKCNGVVLWAEYQFTDQLKVSLGPREKVIVGEKVEWDFYSKQGIHLLTNKGKDSVENLKTIDVSLTFKPNTGDFDFIFKTKTS